Part of the Streptomyces sp. NBC_01460 genome, CCCGGCCCGTGGGAACCGGCCGGGAGCCCCGTCACGTGCGTCAGAGAACGCCGGACGCCGAGACGGCGATCTGCGCCTTGGTCCTGCCGGACGAGGTGCCGTACGACTCGATCTTGCGGACGAGCTCCATGCTGGCGTCGTCGGCGACCTCGCCGAACACGACGTGCTTGCCGTCGAGCCACGGGGTGAGGACGGTGGTGATGAAGAACTGCGAACCGTTGCTGTTCGGGCCGGCGTTGGCCATGGAGAGCAGACCCGGCTTGTTGTGCTTCAGGGTGAAGTTCTCGTCGGCGAACTTCTCGCCGTAGATGCTCTTGCCGCCGGTGCCGTCGCCCCGGGTGAAGTCACCGCCCTGGAGCATGAAGTCCGGGATGACCCGGTGGAACGGCGAGCCGGCGTAGCCGAAGCCCTGCTCACCGGTGGCCAGCGCACGGAAGTTCTCCGCGGTCTTGGGGGCAACGTCGTCGAAGAGGTTGAACACGATCCGCCCGGCGGGCTGGTCGTCGATGGTGATGTCGAAATACGCCTTGATGGTCATGAGTCCATCCTGACATCACCCGCCGCCCCGCGATGCACAGACCCCACCTGACCGACGGCTCCCAGCAGCACGAACACGGCGTACCACGGGGGTGAGCCGTGGTACGCCGTCGTCAGTCAGGGAGAACGCCGCTTCTCCCTACCGTCGCCGTTCAGCGGTTGCCGCGGTGGCCGCCGTCACGGTGACCGCCGTCGCGGTGCCGGCCCCAGGACTCGGAGTCGACCCTGTTCCCGCGGTTGTCGCGGAGCGTGGCGGTGTCCCTGCTGTCCCACACGTAGTTGCGGCGGTCCTGGTACACGTCGTGGCGGGTGTCGCGGCCGACACCGGTGTGGACGCGGACGGAGGAACGGCCGGGCAGCCGCAGGTCGAACCTGTACGTGCGCCGGCTCTCGTCGGAGAGCGTCCAGCCGCGGAGGTTGACGGAGTGACGGCTGGTGTTGGTGACGGTGACCCACTCGGCGTTCAGGCTGCGGTTCGAGCCGTTGTCGCGGCCCGGGCTCTCGTACTGGATCTCGCCCAGGACGACCGCCGAGCGCTGGGCCGGCCGGTTGTGGCCGTGGTCCCGGCCATCGGCCGTGGCCGGCAGGGCCGCTGCGGCGAGCAGGGCACCTGAGGCGAGAACGGTGGCGGTGATCCGTCGTGCGGAACGGGACATGGAAACCCCTCATCATGCAGGCCCGGATGGAAGCACCGGGCGTTTTCCGACCCCGGCGTCGTGCCGGGAACGCAAACTTTGTCCCGCTTTCGAGGTGGCCGAAAGGTGCCCTGGTTCGTGTGACGAAGTACGGACATTTCTGTCACACACGGCTGCACTCGACACGAATTCCGGCAGTCGTAGACCTGTCAACCGTTGATCGTTGCACCGACCCTTTCGAGGGGCCGTTCGCCTGGTCGTGGCGCCCCGTTCACCCCGGACCCGCTCCCCCGGGCGCCCCGTCCGGGACCGCGCGGATCCGTGTAACAGAACAGACAGCGCTTTCCTGGACAGGCATTCCATTACCGCCGGGATAGAAGCTCGTGCGTTCGAGCCTTCAGCGCCCACCGCGAAGGGGCGAGGCGGGCACGCTGACCGCCACTGGTGACCAGCGCGTTCACCGGCGCCATCGGATCCAGCGCCATCGTCCTGGCCAGCAGGATGCCCACGGCCAGCGGCAGCAGGGTCACGGCCAGCGCCGAACCGGCTCCGGCGAGGTTCTGGATACGGGGGCGCGTCGGCGCTGCGGTGGGCATGCCCCCCATTCGACCAGCGGCGGCGCGGGCCGGAATCGGGTCAGGTACTCAGACCCACGGATCCCGGGTACTCAGGTCCGGCCCGGTTCGCTCCACAGGGCGGCCGTCCGCCTCGGGTGCTTAGGTGGAAGGACCGCTCGCGGTCGGAGGAGCGGAGCACTCGCGCTGTCGACCTCGAGGAGACGCGGATGGCGGACGGAGCAAGTCCTCTGGAAGGCCGTGTCGCGGTGGTGACCGGCGCCGCGCGGGGCCTCGGTGCGGCGATGGCGCGGGAACTGGCCGAGCGCGGCGCCACGGTCGCCCTGATCGGCCGGGAGGAGTCGACCCTGGCCATGGTGCGGGACACGCTCCCCGGACGGTCACGTTGCTGGGAGGTCGACATCACCGACGAGGCGGGGATGGCCGCGGTGGCCGAGGACGTACGGAGAACCCTCGGGCCCGCCTCGGTGGTGATCGCCAACGCCGGGCTGGCCGAGGGCGGGCCCTTCTCGGAATCCGACCCGGCGACCTGGCGGCGCGTGATCGAGGTGAACCTGATCGGCAGTGCCATCACCGCACGTGCCTTCCTGCCCCAGCTGCGCACGACGCGGGGGTACTTCCTGCAGATCGCGTCGCTGGCCTCCATCGGCGCGGCGCCCATGATGAGTGCCTACTGTGCGTCGAAGGCGGGTGTGGAGTCGTTCGCCCACGCGCTGCGCGCCGAGCTGGCCCACGAGGGCGTCGGGGTGGGCGTCGGCTACCTGAACTGGACCGACACCGACATGATCCGGGACGCCGACCAGCACCCCGTGCTGCGGGAACTGCGGGCCCACATGCCGAGGCCCGCCCGCAAGGTCTACCCGGCCCGGACCGTGGCGCTCCGCATGGTGCGCGCGGCGGAGCGCCGCCGCGCCGCCGTGTACGCCCCGGGGTGGCTCCGTGCCACCCAGCTGGTCCGGGCGGCGATGCCCCCCGTGGTCACGGCGCTCTCGAAGCGGGAGGTTCCCCGGCTGGAGCGCAAGGCCCGGTTCGAGGCGACAGGACTCCTGGGGGCCGGCGGGCGCGCCGACTCCGACGCGGCGGGCAGCCACCTGGCGGACGGCTGACGCGCCCCGGCCCGGCAACCCCGCGTGGAGGGGCGGGCTACTCCGCCGACGGGCCCCAGTGGGAGAACCGGGGCAGCCACTTCACCCGGTAGTCGGGGTGCCCGGCGTGCTCGGCCGCCATCTGCCGGACGACGAACCCCAGCCCCACGGCACGCCCCGAGGCGAAGTCCTGGGACGGGCGGTCCGTGTCCAGGGCCGCGATCTCCTCGTACTCGTCCAGGAGGACCCTGGTGGTCTCGACGCGGCGCAGGGTGCGCGCCGGGTCCTGGAAGGCGATGTGCCGGTCGTAGCCGCGCGACCGTACGACGAAGGCGATGCCGCTCGTGCGGTCGTGCACCTCGCCGGGTGCCTCGGCCGGCATCCGCCAGCCGTCGCCGCCCGCTTCCCGTGCGATCTGCTCCTCCTCCGCGAGGCGCGCCCGCACGAAGGCCAAGAGGTCCGAGTTGTCTGCCATCTGGTTCCGAATCCTTCTCCGTCACAGACCGCAGCGGGAGGTCGACCCACCGCCACGGACCCGTTCTGCCCGACCAGCAGAGGATGCCTCACCGGCGCTCCGTCGGCGCACTCCGTCGCGCCGGCGTTCCGGATGACGGACACACCGCACCCGCGTGCGCCGGTGACGATCAGCCGGTCGGAGGCCGGCGGGCTGCCATGAGCAGCGCGATGTCGTCGGGGCGGTCCTCGTCCTGCTGGGCCCGTCCGATGATCCGGTCCGCGGCCTCGGCGAGCGGCATGTGGCCGACCTCGGCCAGGGTGCCGCGCAGACGCTCGATGCCCTCGTCGATGTCCCTGCTCGACTTCTCCACCAGGCCGTCCGTGAACAGGGCCAGGACGGCTCCCGGGCCGAGGCGCAGCTCGGTGACCGGGTACGAGGCGTCCGGGTCGACGCCGAGCACCACCCCTCCGGGGAGGTCGAGGACCACGGTCCGGCCGTCGGCGTGCCGCAGGACGGGCTGGGGGTGTCCGGCGCGCACGGCCCTGACGACACCGGTGGCGGGGTCGAGCAGCACGTAGCAGCAGCTGGCGAACTGACCGGGGTCGAGCCCGATGAGCAGCCGGTTGGTGGCGCTCATGATCTCCTGCGGTTCCTGCCCGATGAGAGCGAAGGCCCGTACAGCGCTGCGCAGTTGGCCCATGGTGGCGGCCGCCGCGACACCGTGTCCCTGGACGTCGCCGATGACGAGCGCGAGTCCGCTGCCGGTCTCGATGACGTCGTACCAGTCGCCGCCGATCTCGATGTCCTGGGTACCCGAGAGGTAGCGCCCGACGGTGTCGACATGGTCGACGACGGGCAGCCGGTGGGGCAGCAGGGCGTCCTGGAGTCCCCGGGCGAGCGCGGACTCGGTGTCGTAGCGCTGGGCTCGCTGGAGCGCCTGGGCGATCAGCCCGGCCAGCGCGGTGAGCACGGTGCGCTCCTCCGGGCTGAACCCCCGGGGCTGGTCGAAGCCGAGGATGCACGAACCGACCGGGCGGCCCGAGGCGATCAGGGGCAGGAAGGCGCGGGCGCCGACACTGGTGTCCATGGGGATGCCGGGGTACGCCTCGCCGAGCAGTTCCATGGATTCGAAGAACAGGGGCCGTCCGGTCGTGAGCGTGTCCACGCCCGGGATGCGGGTGTCGAGGCCGACTCCGTCGAAGCGGTCCAGGAAACCACGGGGGAAGCCCGTCTCCCAGGCCAGGTAGAGGCGTCCCTCGTTCTGGAGGTAGATGGCCAGCTGTCTTCCCCCGAAGGCGGGCAGCAGTTCCTCCGTGACCACGGCCGAGACCTGGCGCGCCGTGACGGCCTCCGTCAGCGCGATGGCGAGGGCGACGGGCCGGTACAGGACGGCTGAGCGGTCGGCCGGTGAGCCGAGCTCCCCGCCCGGCGTGGTGTCGGATTCAGGGGTGCGGCCGGGCCGTCCCGAGGGGCTGAACGTGATCGTGACCCCGTCGCGGCCGGGGAACATCGCCACGGACAGCCACTGCGTCGGGGTGCGCCGGGCGAGGAAGTACACGGGGTCGTCGGAGAACAGGGCCGCCCGGTGGTGGTCCTCGTAGGCGGTGTTCGCGAGCCAGGGCAGCGCCTCCGCGAGGGAGCGTCCGGTCAGTTCCGCCTTGCTGTGGCCGAGGATCTCCTCGGCCAGGCTGTTGACGTAGGTGATCCGTCCGAGCCGGTCCTGGGACAGCACGCCGCGCGGGATCAGGTCGGCGGCGTCCGGGACGACCGGCCCGGCCCCCTGGTCGAACACGACACCGGTCAGCCTGCCCGCCCGGCCGCCGTGCTCCCCGTGGCCGGAGAGCTCGACGAGGAGGGGGCGGCCGCCCGGCCCCCAGAGCCGCATCCGGCGCACATGCGGCTCCGGGGACCGCGCGGCCCTGATCCCCAGGGCCCACAGCCCGTACACGTCCTCGGGGAGCAGCTCCGCCGTCAGCGCCTCCATCGACAGCGCCGGCGCGTCGGTCGTCCGCCCGATGCCCAGGATCTCGTGCGTGTCGTCGTCCGCGGTGACGGATCCGGCAGCCGTGTCCCACTCGAAGTGCCCGACGCGCAGCGGTCGCGCGGTGCCCGAGGGCAGCCGTACGAGCGTGGGGTCGCCGTCCCACAGGACCGGGGCCTCCTGTGCGGCGAGGTCGGCGCCGAGCCGCGCGGCGAGGGCCTCCAGCCGGCGCCGGTCCGCCCCGCCGACCGGCACCCCGCGGGTCGCGTAGCGCAGCACGACGAGCACGCCCACGGGTGCGGTCGCGCCGGGGACGGGCGCGTAGAGCGACCCGAAGGGGAACGGAAGGCCAGCCATCAGCTGCGGGAACCGGCGCATGGCGTCCTCCGCGTCCCCCAGGTACACCGGCTGGTTCGCACGGTAGGCCTCGGCGACCGGGAACGGCCGGTTCACGTGCATCCGCCACCAGGGGCGCAGGAGCGGGCCCGGCAGCCCGGCCAGCACCGCCATCCGCAGGAGGCCCGGGGTCCGGGAGCTCAGGTAGACGCCACCGGCGTACCCGCCGACGGCGTCCACCGCGCTCACCACGGCCTGGGCGAGCACCAGCGGCAGTCCGTCGGGCGTTCGGCTGCCATCGGGGCTCCAGGTCACACAGCCAGGATGCGCACGCCCGCGCCGCCGCGCACGTCCGCGTCCGGCTCGCGGCGTCAGCTTCCGGCGGGGGCGGAGAGCTCCGTGCCCGCACGCGCGCACACCGAGGCGGCCGCCTGGGTGGCGTGGGACAGCATGTCCCGTACCTCCTCAGGACCGGGATGCGCCGTGAAGGAGCCGTGGGCGCACATCCGGCTCAGCAGGCCCGCGGCGAAGGCGTCGCCCGCGCCGATCGTGTCGACGACCTCGACGGGCGCGGCCGGGACGGACACCGGTGGCGCCGTCGCGGTGTACGCCGTGCTGCCGCGGGCTCCCCGGGTGAGGACCACCAGGCGGCCTCCGGCCGCCAGCTTCCGGCAGGTCTCCTCCGGGGGCGTCCCCGGCCACAGTCTCTCCAGGTCCTCGTCGCTGGCCTTGACGACCTGGGCGAGGCCGCACAGGTCGCGCAGGGCGGCCGCGCCGTGGTCCGGGCCCAGGGTGCGGTCCCGGCGGACGTTGGGGTCCACGACGAGGAGGGACCGTCCGGCGGCCGCGAGGGCGGTGGCCCGGACGGCCGACGCGGCGGGCTCGACGACGGCCGCGAGGCCGCCCACGTACACGGCTCCGAACCCGGCGGCCTCGGCGGAGAGGTCCGGAAGCCGGAACGTCGCCGTGTCCTGGAGGTGGAAGTGGTACCCCGTGCCCCGGGCGTCCGGCTCGGCGACGGCGAGCGCCGTGGGCAGGGCGGAGCGTGCGCAGAGCGAGAGGTCGGTCCCCGCCGCCCGGAGCCGGGCCTCGATCATGGCGGCGAAGCCGTCGTCCCCCAGTCCCCCGGCGAACGAGACCGGGGTGCCCAGCCCGGCCAGTCCGACGGCCACGTTGGCCGGGGCCCCGCCGAACCGGGCCTCCCGTACACCACCGTCCCCGGCCACGGGTACGAGGTCGACGAGGGCCTCGCCGAGCACCAGGACGGCGCCGGGTCCGCCCGTCACGGCTCGACCACGATCTTGCGGCCGATGCCCGCCTTGAAGCGGTCGATCGCCTGCGGGTACCGGTCGAGCGGCAGCCGGTCACTGATGAAGACCGCCGGGTCGAGCACCCCGGTGGCGAAGAGCGCGGCGGCGCGCTCGTAGCTGTGCAGGACGGCCATCGAGCCGGTGATGGTGATCTCCTGGTTGTAGATGCGGTAGGGCTCGATGACCGCCGTCGTGGCGTAGTCGGCGACCCCGAACTGGAGGAAGGTGCCGCCCTTGGCGACGCGTCCCAGACCGTCCTGGATGGCCGCCGCGTTGCCCGTCGCGTCGATGACGACGTCCCAGCCGCCGGGCCGGTCCAGTTCGTCGGCCCCGGCGGCCGAACGGGAACAGCCCAGGAGGCCGGCCGTGGCGAGGCGTTCGGGGTTGACGTCGAGGATGTCCACGCCCGCCGCGCCGGTGCGCTTGGCGAGCTCCAGCATCATCAGGCCCATGGTTCCCGATCCGTAGATCAGCACCTCGGCTCCGAGGGTGCTGCTCAGGACGTCGTAACCCCGGACCGCGCAGGACAGCGGCTCGATCAGGGCCGCGTCCTTCACGTCGATGTGTTCGGGCAGCCGGACGCAGTTGGCCACGGGGGCCACGGCGTACTCGGCGGCGCCGCCGGAGACGGTGACGCCGATGGCGGCCCAGCGCTCGCAGAGGTTGCCGCGTCCGCTACGGCAGTAGCGGCACTCGTGGCAGTGCAGGGAGGGGTCGACGGCGACGCGGTCGCCGACGGCCAGCTCCGTGACGTCGCGCCCCACACCCACGATCTCCCCGGCGAACTCGTGGCCCGGGACGAGCGGCAGGGTGGGCGCGAACTCGCCCTGGAGGATGTGCAGATCGGTTCCGCAGAGCCCGCACGAGGCGACGGACACGACGACCTCACGGGGTCCGGGCGTGGGGTCGGGAACGGTGGTGACGGAGACCTTGCCGGGGGCTTCGACGATCGCTGCCCGCATTATTTCACTGCTCCGAGAGACAGGCCCTGGACGAGTTTGTCCTGGGCGGCGTAGCCGGCGGCGAGCACCGGCAGGGACACGACGACGGACGCGGCGCACAGCTGGGCCAGGAAGAGGCCCTGGCTGGTGACGAATCCGGTGAGGAAGACGGGCGCGGTCTGGGCGACGACACCGGTGAGCACCCGCGCGAAGAGCAGTTCGTTCCAGCTGAAGATGAAGCAGATGAGCGCGGTGGCCGCGATGCCCGGTGCGGCCATCGGCGCGACCACCCTGGCCAGGACGGTCGGCAGCCTCGCGCCGTCGACCTGGGCCGCCTCGATGACGGAAACGGGTACGTCCGCGAGGAAGGACTGCATCATCCAGACGGCGATCGGCAGGTTCATCGAGGTGTAGAGCAGGACGAGGAGCCAGATGTTGTCGAGCAGCCCGGCGTTCTTGGCGAACAGGTAGACGGGCAGGAGCCCCGCGACGACGGGCAGCATCTTCGTGGAGAGGAAGAAGAACATCACGTCCGTCCACTTGCGCACCCGCCGGATGGAGAGGGCGTACGCCGCCGGGAGCGCCAGCAGCAGCACCAGGAGCGTGGAGAAGAAGGACGCGCCCAGGGAGTTGAGCAGGGGCGGCCACGGGGTGACGCCCGTGTCGGCGCCGAAGAAGGCCCGGTAGCCGTCGAGGGTGAGCGGCGCGAAGAGGGAGGGCGGGTTGGTCGCGGCGTCGGACTCGGCGTGCAGCGAGGTCAGCAGCATCCACAGGGCGGGCAGGCAGAAGGCCAGCCCTGCCGCCCAGGCCAGCAGGCCCAGTGCAGCGGATCGCCGTCGGGCCCGTCGCAGGAAGCGTCGCGCGTCCGGGGCGGGCGCGGGGACGGTGGTGGTGGTCATGCGCGGTTCGCCTCCTCACTGAAGAGGGACGAGACGGTCCGGAGCGCGAAGGTGGCGATGACGATCGTGCCGATCACCACCACGACCCCCGCGGCGGACGCCAGTCCGTATTCGTGGGCCTGGTAGAAGGTCTGGTAGATCGTGTAGGGCAGGTTGGCGGTGCCGAGGCCGCCCGCGGTGATGGTGAAGACGGCGTCGAAGTTCTGCACGATGTAGACGGCGCCGAGCAGCACCCCGAGTTCGAGGTATCTGCGCAGGTGCGGCAGGGTCAGGTAGCGGAAGGTCTGCCAGGCGCTCGCCCCGTCGAGGCGTGCCGCCTCGACGACCTCGGCGGGCCGGCTCTGGAGCCCCGCGAGCAGGATGAGCATCATGAACGGCGTCCACTGCCAGACCAGTGCGGCGATGACGGCGAGCAGCGGCATGTCCGCGATCCAGTCCGGCTGGCTCGGGCTCGTGTCGCCGAAGAGCTCACCGAGCCAGCTCAGCGCGCCGTTGAGGAGGCCGTACTCCGGGTTGTAGAGCGCGTGCTTCCAGAGCAGGGCGGCCGAGACGGGCACGATCAGGAACGGCGTGATGAGCAGGGTGCGGACCAGGCCGCGGCCGAAGAACGTGCGGTCCAGGAGCAGGGCCAGGCCGAGTCCGAGGACCACGGTGGCGATGACCACGCCGGCCGTCAGGAGGATCGTGGTGAGGACGGATTCGCGCAGTGCGGTGTCCGTGAAGACGGAGGCGTAGTTGTCGAGGCCGTTGAAGGCGCGCTTGTCGGGGTTGAGGGAGTTCCAGTCGAAGAGGGAGATCACCAGGGTCGCCACGAACGGCAGCTGGGTGACGGCGATCAGGAAGACCAGGGCGGGCAGGAGCGGGGCCCTGGTGGCCCAGGCCCGGGGGCCGGTCCTCCTCCGTCCGGGTGCGGCGGGCGGCCGGGGCGGCGACTGCGGGGTGGTGCCGACTGCTGTGGTCATCGGTACTCCTCGGCGACCTGTTCGGCCAGCTTCTGGGAGGTGGCCAGGGCCTTGTCGACGGACTGGCGGCCGGCGACGGCCTCGCTGATCTCCTGCGCGACCCGGGTGCCGAGATCGGTGAACTCGGGGATGCCGACGAACTGGATCCCGGGGACGGGGCGCGGCTGGGTGCCCGGGTTCTTCGGGTCCGCGCCGGAGATGGCCTGCTCGGTGACGTCCGCGAACGCGCCGGCCGCCTCCAGGTAGGCGGGGTTGTCGTAGGTGGACGCCCTTTTGCCCGCCGGGACGTTGGCCCAGCCGCTGCTCTCGCCGACGAGTTCCTCGTACTCCTTGCCGGAGGCCCAGGAGACGAACTTCCAGGCGTCGTCGGACTTCTTGGACGCCTTCTGGATGCCCCAGGCCCAGGTGTAGAGCCATCCGGAGCTCTTCGTCCTGTCCACCGGCGCCGGCACGTAGCCGATCTTCCCCTTCACAGGGGAGCCGGCCGCCTCCAGCGAGCCGGCGCCCGCCGTCGCGTCGTACCACATGGCGGTCTTGCCCTGGGTCATGTTGTTGAGGCATTCCGCGTACCCCGACTGGGAGGCACCGCGCTCCCCGTGTTTGCGCACCAGGTCGACGTAGAAGCGGGTGGCCTTCTTGAACTCCGGTGAGGTGAGCCGCGGTTGCCAGTCCTCGGTGAACCAGGTGCCGCCCATGGTGTTGACGACGGTGGTGAGCGGTGCGACGAGTTCGCCCCAGCCGGGCAGTCCCCGCAGGCAGATTCCCTTCATGCCGGGCTCGGCACCGTCCGCGTCCGCAGCGAGAGCGGCCACCTCCTTCCAGGTGGGGTGCGGGGGCATCGTCAGGCCCTTGGCCTCGAAGACGTCCTTGCGGTACATCAGGAAGGACGACTCCCCGTAGAAGGGTTCGGCGTAGAGCTCGCCCTCCGCGGTGAGCGACTCCCTCAGGGGTTCGAGGATGTCGTCCTGGTCGAAGGCGGGGTCCTGCTCGGCGTACGTGTCGAGCGGGTGCAGCCAGTCGTTCTTCGCGAAGAAGGGCACCTCGAAGTTGCTGATGGTGCCGACGTCGTACTGTCCGGCCTGGTTGGAGAAGTCCTGGCTGATCTTGTCGCGGACGTCGTTCTCCGGGAGCACGGTGAAGTGCACCTTGATGCCGGTCTCCGCGGTGAAGTGCTCGGCGGTG contains:
- a CDS encoding SDR family oxidoreductase; this encodes MADGASPLEGRVAVVTGAARGLGAAMARELAERGATVALIGREESTLAMVRDTLPGRSRCWEVDITDEAGMAAVAEDVRRTLGPASVVIANAGLAEGGPFSESDPATWRRVIEVNLIGSAITARAFLPQLRTTRGYFLQIASLASIGAAPMMSAYCASKAGVESFAHALRAELAHEGVGVGVGYLNWTDTDMIRDADQHPVLRELRAHMPRPARKVYPARTVALRMVRAAERRRAAVYAPGWLRATQLVRAAMPPVVTALSKREVPRLERKARFEATGLLGAGGRADSDAAGSHLADG
- a CDS encoding zinc-dependent alcohol dehydrogenase family protein, translated to MRAAIVEAPGKVSVTTVPDPTPGPREVVVSVASCGLCGTDLHILQGEFAPTLPLVPGHEFAGEIVGVGRDVTELAVGDRVAVDPSLHCHECRYCRSGRGNLCERWAAIGVTVSGGAAEYAVAPVANCVRLPEHIDVKDAALIEPLSCAVRGYDVLSSTLGAEVLIYGSGTMGLMMLELAKRTGAAGVDILDVNPERLATAGLLGCSRSAAGADELDRPGGWDVVIDATGNAAAIQDGLGRVAKGGTFLQFGVADYATTAVIEPYRIYNQEITITGSMAVLHSYERAAALFATGVLDPAVFISDRLPLDRYPQAIDRFKAGIGRKIVVEP
- a CDS encoding lamin tail domain-containing protein, with protein sequence MSRSARRITATVLASGALLAAAALPATADGRDHGHNRPAQRSAVVLGEIQYESPGRDNGSNRSLNAEWVTVTNTSRHSVNLRGWTLSDESRRTYRFDLRLPGRSSVRVHTGVGRDTRHDVYQDRRNYVWDSRDTATLRDNRGNRVDSESWGRHRDGGHRDGGHRGNR
- a CDS encoding PfkB family carbohydrate kinase → MTGGPGAVLVLGEALVDLVPVAGDGGVREARFGGAPANVAVGLAGLGTPVSFAGGLGDDGFAAMIEARLRAAGTDLSLCARSALPTALAVAEPDARGTGYHFHLQDTATFRLPDLSAEAAGFGAVYVGGLAAVVEPAASAVRATALAAAGRSLLVVDPNVRRDRTLGPDHGAAALRDLCGLAQVVKASDEDLERLWPGTPPEETCRKLAAGGRLVVLTRGARGSTAYTATAPPVSVPAAPVEVVDTIGAGDAFAAGLLSRMCAHGSFTAHPGPEEVRDMLSHATQAAASVCARAGTELSAPAGS
- a CDS encoding ABC transporter substrate-binding protein — translated: MPHQQRRRGTRVRAVAGTAAMALLGTGCAGAGGTAFGGGDALNVLMVNNPQMIELQKLTAEHFTAETGIKVHFTVLPENDVRDKISQDFSNQAGQYDVGTISNFEVPFFAKNDWLHPLDTYAEQDPAFDQDDILEPLRESLTAEGELYAEPFYGESSFLMYRKDVFEAKGLTMPPHPTWKEVAALAADADGAEPGMKGICLRGLPGWGELVAPLTTVVNTMGGTWFTEDWQPRLTSPEFKKATRFYVDLVRKHGERGASQSGYAECLNNMTQGKTAMWYDATAGAGSLEAAGSPVKGKIGYVPAPVDRTKSSGWLYTWAWGIQKASKKSDDAWKFVSWASGKEYEELVGESSGWANVPAGKRASTYDNPAYLEAAGAFADVTEQAISGADPKNPGTQPRPVPGIQFVGIPEFTDLGTRVAQEISEAVAGRQSVDKALATSQKLAEQVAEEYR
- a CDS encoding SpoIIE family protein phosphatase, with translation MTWSPDGSRTPDGLPLVLAQAVVSAVDAVGGYAGGVYLSSRTPGLLRMAVLAGLPGPLLRPWWRMHVNRPFPVAEAYRANQPVYLGDAEDAMRRFPQLMAGLPFPFGSLYAPVPGATAPVGVLVVLRYATRGVPVGGADRRRLEALAARLGADLAAQEAPVLWDGDPTLVRLPSGTARPLRVGHFEWDTAAGSVTADDDTHEILGIGRTTDAPALSMEALTAELLPEDVYGLWALGIRAARSPEPHVRRMRLWGPGGRPLLVELSGHGEHGGRAGRLTGVVFDQGAGPVVPDAADLIPRGVLSQDRLGRITYVNSLAEEILGHSKAELTGRSLAEALPWLANTAYEDHHRAALFSDDPVYFLARRTPTQWLSVAMFPGRDGVTITFSPSGRPGRTPESDTTPGGELGSPADRSAVLYRPVALAIALTEAVTARQVSAVVTEELLPAFGGRQLAIYLQNEGRLYLAWETGFPRGFLDRFDGVGLDTRIPGVDTLTTGRPLFFESMELLGEAYPGIPMDTSVGARAFLPLIASGRPVGSCILGFDQPRGFSPEERTVLTALAGLIAQALQRAQRYDTESALARGLQDALLPHRLPVVDHVDTVGRYLSGTQDIEIGGDWYDVIETGSGLALVIGDVQGHGVAAAATMGQLRSAVRAFALIGQEPQEIMSATNRLLIGLDPGQFASCCYVLLDPATGVVRAVRAGHPQPVLRHADGRTVVLDLPGGVVLGVDPDASYPVTELRLGPGAVLALFTDGLVEKSSRDIDEGIERLRGTLAEVGHMPLAEAADRIIGRAQQDEDRPDDIALLMAARRPPTG
- a CDS encoding peptidylprolyl isomerase gives rise to the protein MTIKAYFDITIDDQPAGRIVFNLFDDVAPKTAENFRALATGEQGFGYAGSPFHRVIPDFMLQGGDFTRGDGTGGKSIYGEKFADENFTLKHNKPGLLSMANAGPNSNGSQFFITTVLTPWLDGKHVVFGEVADDASMELVRKIESYGTSSGRTKAQIAVSASGVL
- a CDS encoding DUF6221 family protein — translated: MADNSDLLAFVRARLAEEEQIAREAGGDGWRMPAEAPGEVHDRTSGIAFVVRSRGYDRHIAFQDPARTLRRVETTRVLLDEYEEIAALDTDRPSQDFASGRAVGLGFVVRQMAAEHAGHPDYRVKWLPRFSHWGPSAE
- a CDS encoding carbohydrate ABC transporter permease, which produces MTTTTVPAPAPDARRFLRRARRRSAALGLLAWAAGLAFCLPALWMLLTSLHAESDAATNPPSLFAPLTLDGYRAFFGADTGVTPWPPLLNSLGASFFSTLLVLLLALPAAYALSIRRVRKWTDVMFFFLSTKMLPVVAGLLPVYLFAKNAGLLDNIWLLVLLYTSMNLPIAVWMMQSFLADVPVSVIEAAQVDGARLPTVLARVVAPMAAPGIAATALICFIFSWNELLFARVLTGVVAQTAPVFLTGFVTSQGLFLAQLCAASVVVSLPVLAAGYAAQDKLVQGLSLGAVK
- a CDS encoding carbohydrate ABC transporter permease, producing MTTAVGTTPQSPPRPPAAPGRRRTGPRAWATRAPLLPALVFLIAVTQLPFVATLVISLFDWNSLNPDKRAFNGLDNYASVFTDTALRESVLTTILLTAGVVIATVVLGLGLALLLDRTFFGRGLVRTLLITPFLIVPVSAALLWKHALYNPEYGLLNGALSWLGELFGDTSPSQPDWIADMPLLAVIAALVWQWTPFMMLILLAGLQSRPAEVVEAARLDGASAWQTFRYLTLPHLRRYLELGVLLGAVYIVQNFDAVFTITAGGLGTANLPYTIYQTFYQAHEYGLASAAGVVVVIGTIVIATFALRTVSSLFSEEANRA